Proteins encoded together in one Lysinibacillus sp. FSL K6-0232 window:
- the yugI gene encoding S1 domain-containing post-transcriptional regulator GSP13 codes for MAKKYELGDVLTGKVTGIQPYGAFVALDENTQGLVHISEITYGFVKDVSEFLAVGQEVEVKILEIDEEAEKISLSMRALQDRPTTVRKKDAPPRKSLQDRVDESDANGFNSLKDKLQDWIEQSGQ; via the coding sequence ATGGCAAAAAAATATGAATTAGGAGACGTGTTGACCGGAAAAGTGACAGGTATTCAACCATACGGTGCATTTGTTGCACTCGATGAAAACACACAGGGTCTTGTACATATTTCGGAGATAACGTACGGATTTGTAAAGGACGTTAGTGAGTTTTTAGCTGTCGGGCAAGAAGTAGAAGTAAAAATTCTTGAAATCGATGAAGAGGCCGAAAAAATTAGTTTATCGATGAGAGCACTTCAAGACCGCCCAACAACAGTACGCAAAAAAGATGCACCACCACGTAAATCATTACAGGATCGTGTGGATGAGTCGGATGCCAATGGTTTTAATTCGTTAAAGGATAAATTGCAGGACTGGATTGAACAATCCGGGCAATAG